The sequence ACACCGAGCGACGGTATACTCCCCCGCCGGGCAGCTGGGCGTTGTGGTAGATGAAGTACCAATTGCCCTTGAACTCGACGATCCCCTGGTGGTTCGTTTCGGACTTAGGCAGCAGGTCGTTGATCACGCCGCGATAGGTCCAAGGCCCCGTGACGCTGTCGCTGGTGGAGTACTCGGTGGTCGAAGGATAGTGAGACGCGTAAGTCAGGTAATAGGTGTCGCCCCGTTTGTGGATGAAAGGCGCCTCGAAGAAATTGTGAGCTTCCAAGGTGTGAACCTCCCCTTCCAGTTCCACCATGTTGTCCTTCAGCTTCACCCAACGACCGGCATTCCAGGAGCCCCAGTACATATAAGCCTGGCCGTCGTCATCCACGTAGACCGCCGGGTCGATGTTGAGCACGACCGAATTCGGCGTCTCGTCGGTGATGAGCGGCCCGCCGATCGCGTCGCGAAAGGGGCCGGTCGGACTGTCGCTCACGGCGACCCCGATGGCGAACCCTTCGTGCACGCGGATGTCTTT comes from Pelagicoccus enzymogenes and encodes:
- a CDS encoding glycoside hydrolase family 43 protein, giving the protein MTLKLKNTLSMALGLSVCAAAMAEPAQYRGNPIVTDMFTADPSPLAHDDTLYIYTGHDIQNETDRFFKMHDWYAFSTTNMVDYQKHGPLLSVDDFEWAQGDAFASHVTERDGKFYWYVSIRHKDIRVHEGFAIGVAVSDSPTGPFRDAIGGPLITDETPNSVVLNIDPAVYVDDDGQAYMYWGSWNAGRWVKLKDNMVELEGEVHTLEAHNFFEAPFIHKRGDTYYLTYASHYPSTTEYSTSDSVTGPWTYRGVINDLLPKSETNHQGIVEFKGNWYFIYHNAQLPGGGVYRRSVCVDKLEYDADGLIKKVVRTETSVPRIE